The genomic interval CGAATGTCGTCGAAGCTCAGGATGCTGAGCTGGGCCAGGGAATCCTGCATGCGCATTTCCTGCAGTTCGCCCTTGAAGAAGGTCAGGCGAAGGGACACAAACAGGGAATCCGGGTTCCGGGGCTCTAATGTATATTCCCGAGTGTTGTCGCCAATCGCCTTCAGGGACACCCTGTAAGTCTCATCCAGATTGCCGACCTCACCACTGAGCAGCAGTGCTGGAGTGGTTTGCACCCGTTCATCCAGCTTGTGGACAGTTACCTGTTCAAGGTCCGGGTCATAGACTTCAACGGTCTCACCATTGCTGACAATGAACTGAGACAGGGGCGCACTGGTCTCCCAGTAAAACAATCCGGGGCGTTTTGCCTTCAGGGCACCGCGGGTTTCCTGTACCCGATTGCCGTTCTCATTGACCACGATCTGAATAAAGCTCGCCTGGTACGACTCGTAACTCTTGAGCGCCGAGGCCAGTTTTCCGGCAGCATCGCGAGAATTGGCCGAATCATCAGCGGCGTTTGCTGACAGCGCAAAGAGAGCGACCAACGCCAGGGCAATAAGTTTAAAAAATGGGTGCTGTTGCATAGCGAACCGCTCCTAATCTCTTGGGGGTGGTGGTGCCAGCACTTCCCGGGCGCCATTGTGCCCGGCTGAGCTGACCACGCCAGATGCTTCCATGGCATCAACCAGGTTTGCCGCCCGGTTATACCCTATCTTGAATTTGCGCTGGACCGACGAAATGGACACCCGCCGGCCCTCGGTAACAAAGGCGACCGCCTCATCGAACAGGGCATCGCCCTCGCTGTCTCCGCCACCCTCTGTCAGAGTCGGAACGCCGGGCAGGTTTTCACCTTCCGCGCCGTTGAGGACATCGTCGACATAGACAGGCTCACCACGGGCCTTCCAGGCGCTGACCACGCGATGGACTTCATCGTCGTCCACAAAGGCGCCATGGACCCGCACCGGCAAGCCGGAGCCCGGCGGCAGGTACAGCATGTCACCGTGACCGAGCAACTGCTCCGCACCGCCCTGGTCGAGCACGGTACGTGAGTCGATCTTGGACGACACCTGGAACGACATCCGGGTCGGAATGTTGGCCTTGATCAGGCCAGTGATCACGTCCACCGAAGGCCGCTGCGTAGCGAGAACCAAGTGAATACCAGCGGCACGGGCTTTCTGGGCAATCCGGGCGATCAACTCTTCCACTTTCTTGCCAACGATCATCATCATGTCGGCGAATTCGTCGATGACCACCACAATGAACGGCAGGGTCTCCAGCTCCGGT from Marinobacter sp. LA51 carries:
- the lolA gene encoding outer membrane lipoprotein chaperone LolA, which gives rise to MQQHPFFKLIALALVALFALSANAADDSANSRDAAGKLASALKSYESYQASFIQIVVNENGNRVQETRGALKAKRPGLFYWETSAPLSQFIVSNGETVEVYDPDLEQVTVHKLDERVQTTPALLLSGEVGNLDETYRVSLKAIGDNTREYTLEPRNPDSLFVSLRLTFFKGELQEMRMQDSLAQLSILSFDDIRLNQSVDDSAFSLDYPEGVDIIREGA